GCcagcacagttttaaaatgaataaagtcagctttgattgtagtaaatgcagatgtatttttccaagctggcagCAGACACTGAGGATTCTTCAGTTTCAGAAAATGTAATAAGTGTGTGTAGCAACAACAAACCAGATACGAATTGACAGTGGGAAGGCTTCTCGCACGCGTTCTTTTTTAGCAGGGGATATTGGGAAATGGGAGTTTAAAATGCccagccaacaaaaaaaaaaaaaaatctgcccgattaatttgtaaaaaaaaaaaaaaacataacctgcGATCAACTTTAATAAAGTTATACAATATATTAAATCCTTATCGGGTATCGCCGCAATCCCAGATAACTTGCTTGTTTCAGAAACACACAATTGTACACGAGCATTCAGACATGCATCTTGCAGGGTAATGCTTTGTTTCCAGGATCACCAGCAGCCAGTTTTTATGTGTTCAAATGCAAGTGCATATTACAAGTAAAATTACCATGTAGTTGAATAATCAATGACATAGTGCTAAGCAAAAGCATATCTTGTGTTGCTACCTATGGCTGCAATACACGGATTTAAATCTTCAAATATAAATTCACTACAAAAATCGTGCATTAAATACCGATTGCACTgatgcaaaaacaaaaaccataccaataaaaataatttattttattctcGTGTTTCCTGTCTGCACAGGAACCCTATCAcactttattaaaaacacaaacataacCTTCCAATAGTCCATCTTGGTTTACTATGCTTATAATTTAAATCGATAGCCGTCCCAAGAAACCACGTCCTTTCTTGTCCGGTTTTCTCTTTTATCCCCCTGAATGGTGGATAGTTTTGTTATGGTGTTTGCTTTTTTTCCCAGTCAATTTAGTTTCTTAATCATTTATTCTTTTAAATGACGGTACAGTTCCTAAAGAGCATTCCCATGGAAACAATATACAACGCTGCAATATATCAGCCTTGCAGTTTCTTGGAAGACTGGAAACTAGAAATAGAAATTATCAGTTTAACCCCAAGGTATGTACTGAAGTTGAGGATCAGCTGTTTCCAAACTGTGTTCCCTGTGTTTTTCGCTGCAATTAGCAccaagtacacagctggggatgatctgcAGACAGTACATTATTAGCTAGTACTCCACTTAGTACAGAACCAAGCACTACAATTCTCAAGTTCATTGCAATTAACCAAGCAAATGCAGATTCTAATTATATTtaacatacatataaaaacaaaattggCAAGTCATACTATCTGAGATATGACAGTTGGCACTGTACCCAGGATAGGACTAAATTTACTGTTCAAACAGcattaaaaactaaaatcacATAGACCACATTATCCTGAGGGGGAGGGGGATTCAGAAACAAAATGGTGTACAATAATAATTACGAACAGAATTATCGTAGATACAACTATGGCCACTGTCAATGCATAAAAGGTTTAAGGACCTGCTACATCACATTCCTATTCTGTCCCATTACACTCTCTACCTTCTCATCTTTGTGTTTGTCCTTCCGTTGTTCATTTTCTACTTCCTCTTCATCTTCTTCCACATTTCCCTCACACCGATACTTATCATGCGTCCACTTGGGACTGCTGCTggactttttgaaaatgaaccgCCCTCTGCCACGCTGAAAGGTACCACGTCCCCTTCCTCTTTTGGCCCAATAGTCAATCCCATCATCTCTGTCATCATGCTaccataaaatataaaaaaatatttttaatggtaagaaaataaatcacAGGTTGCCAACCAAAGTGCCTGATTTGAAGACTAATAGTTAAGGGAACGCCGGTGTGTGTTTCATTATTCATTTACTTTCTGCAGCACATGGTATGCCAGTGTGGTTACAGAATAGTGTGCATGCAGGTCGGTTACGCAATTTCACACTGTTTTTTGAAGCAGCAGGGGCGACCAGGGgaacagaagcaagtacacaatgcccTGGAAGTAGCAACTTTCACATGACCACCCGTTCAACTTTTCAGACTTTCAAGATGGCGTGCTTGTTACGGCCGCTTCTATCTAAGCCTCTGGATTGAATCGTCTGACTAAacgttgattagagcaaatgtttcttcatcgctCCACTCTGTCTCTGCAGCAATcttatggtgtgtctcaatcaacagaaatatggctaaacagaataaacagaaactgCTCCTTGCGGAAGTGgaaccttcacgcaggcatggctgtaTGTTACTACATCCACTTACGAACGCACATCGGGTTCTATTTTCCAACAGTGTGATGAAGACAATATTCTACCCCGCCCCCCAATAGTCCAAAATCAAATGTAAAGCAAATCCAAATCTACACAGAACTGTAATAGAAAAGAAAGCATTCaaaaataatttgcttaattttgaaaaaaacattaatatgcaTGATTTTGACTGGACCCTAACTATACTTAGCAAAATTATCTACTCACCAAAAAATATTTCTTGCTCTTTGGAGTATATTCAGGATCCCATTCCTCTTCCTTTGGTCTTTTCTGGAAAGGTACATTAGGAATACTGGGTGCGGCGTTCTGCCCTGAAAAGACTCCTCTGCCTCTTCCTCTGCCTCCTCTTATCCGAAATTGCTAGACATACATAATgcacattaaataaaatgtacttgtactacatttaaaaaataatggcaTGGTTTGACTTCCAATACATTGAAGGTCAAAGGCCTACCAGTACCAGGGTACATGTTCTAAATGCCTTTACTAAATAATACTTTTTGAAACAAAATATGTAGCAGTTTTTAAAAACACTAAATCAgctacaacatttaaaaacacattctgcCATGGCTATAAATACAAAGCTATCAGCATCATGGAAAATAACCACCATATACACATGTATTATATGCATCCCcagcagggataaaaaaaaaatgttttttttataaaacgcATTATCCAACCTAAATTTAAAATCAAATTTCTGATTTATGTCTGGAATAAAATCGCAGATTGTAGATACTTACAAAAGTTCCCCTTGCCCTATTTCCTCCCTGATAACCTGCGTAATCTTTTTGCTCGTGGTGGGACTTGTATTCCTCGTCCCTTTCTTTCCGGCTATCCTTATCTTCCTGTGACACAGAAGAGGAGGATGACGATCTTGAACGGTCTCGCTCTTTGCTTTTGTGCTTGCTGCAAGAAAATAAGAGCCCTTCAGAAAGAAGCTTTACTTACATTTTTTGGTTAATTACACCTTTAAAATGCATTTGCACAAAAATCACAAaccattaaccttttttttttttttacaaaaaaaattattatattaaatacaaaccAGCGGATCAGTTGTTCTTTATTAGTGACATGGTAATTATTGCATACAGCACACTTTTTgtggtaaaatataaaataccaaGTACTAGATAGGAGGAGAAACTTTctggtggggaaaaaaaaaccctcaaattTTATGACTGCACATAGTTGAAAACATAATTTAATAACAATCATAGGTGAACAGTGATTTTCAAATCCAATTACAACaggtcaacagaaaaaaaaatgcaatatcaaGCATTATAAACCGCAGTTCTTACACATTAACTTTAAGAAGTGCACTGCAATGAAGTCCAACCTCTTGTTGTAGTCTGGATTATCTGACAGTTTATTATGTCATTTTTGTTTGCTAATCCCAATTGTCGTCATCCAACATAAGCCGCAAGAAAGACAATAGATTActgctgtaaaacaaaatgtttaattgtGTATAAATATTGCAAGAAACAAATGATcaagaaaaagtattaaagaAAAGTGTACATTTCTTCAATTAAAACCTGCAAGATGAAAGAGATAAATGTCTACCTTTCATCTTTGTAAGACTTGTAGTCTTTGTAGTCCTTGAACTCTTTGCCCAGTTTGTCCAGTTTTCGTGACGGGCTGGGTTCACGAGAACCCCTCGAGTCGTCTCGTTCCCGGCTCCTCTCCTTTCGTCGACGATCAATATCATGCCTCAAGTCAGCCGAATCACATCTTGATTTTTTCTCACCCTGTTGAAGAATTAGAACCTCAATAACCGAATTAAGTTCGGGAGGAGGGACGGCCCCTACACATTTCGTCATTTCAATGTAACCTATCAAAAACATGTAAATACCCATGTAACCCACCCCTCGCTTGCATTTGATTCATTTGCATCCCTCCACCTCCCCCATCTCCACCCCAGTAGCTTCTCTAggtacaaattataaaaataaataaataaagtatatgtGGGTCTCCTGCCTCGTCCAGGTGGTGGACCCTCAAACAAAGCAAGTTTGATGCCAAATTGTTTCTTTCAAACATcgcataataaataaaatgtttcctTAAACTCAAATTTCTGTGTTGTGGGGTTTGTCTAACTACTGAATACCCTTTTGACACAATCATGCCATGCTGAAAGATTGCAAGATTGTAAAATATCAGGTTTATAAGCTTGTGGGCAAAATCCGTCAgtctttagatcattaaaatatatcCTGTTAAGTTAATAAGTGTCAAGCTATATTGTGTGACTAAATTACCTTGTGACCTTCTTCCTTAATGATTCTCTCCTTCTTAAAAACACTGGGGGAGATGTTGATCCTCCTGTAACAGTAatccaaaaaaaatgaatcattttCAATTTTTTCAGTTATACATTTACTATCCACAGCCCCAAACACAATCTGTTTACCACAAAACTGAATCCAGTGACAACACAGAAAGACAGGTGAAACCACCACATGGTGAGGGTGCACATCCAGTATTTCCACCTGCCACAACTCAGTGTGGCGTTTAGAACTTGCACACAAAAAGCTGTTACCTGTGGATCTCTGGACTTTTTGGTCTGGCTTCATGCCCTTCAGCAGCTTTCTGATGGACAGTGAACCGCTCATGGAGGGTCATTCCTGTTGACTTGAAGTAATGCTCTGTTGGTTGCAGAGGAGAAATACTGCCCAGTTAGTTTTAATTTCACCTATTTACACAGTATTTCCAATCTTGACAGGGGGTTGGTTATGCAGTTGACGAGTAAAGGAAAGAATATTCAAAAAacctaacagaagaaaaaaagcagATTGGTTagccactgcaaaaaaaaaaaaaaaaacacaacacacactatGAAACCTACTGTATGTTCATATTCTAAAACacacaattatttaaaacacTGGTATTGTGTTGATTCATTTTTGAAAAGCAGACAAAACACCAAGCAAAggcattatgtttttatttataattgtaGTACCATTAAGAAGTTTTAGTTGGAACAGTGCAGCAACTATAAATAAAAAGCAATCTTATTTTAAATTTACACAGTATGTTAAACACCTGTCAACTGCTCATGATCATCCAATTTATTGATATAAatccatccataacttcaaacattaATTCTATTGTAAAACATCAGTTTCTGTGCCAGTGGAGAATATAAAACTGAGCAAGTCAAACCAAAGCTACAAATTTAAACCAATGTCTTAAATTCGGATGATCATGTTAATAAGCTCTTCACAAGCGGATATCACAGAGTGACTACAAAGCAAGTTAAAACTTAAGAAACCAAGTCCCTCGTCAGTATTTAATGTTACCTTGACAATGGAACTCTAACACAGATTATGCCTAAAGCAGTTCATGCAAAAACATGTATAGCTTTCATCTGTAGGGCCCTTAAGTTGACCAATTCACTGCATAATCACCCAGTATAGCAATTGATTATTCAATATCAATGTATTGGAATCAGAAGACTTCTGTAAATATTACCAGTTAATTAAAAGTAGTGATCTCCAACCTTACATCAACAGTTCACAAACAGACACAAATCTTTCAATAGATCCTTGTTTCAGAGCAAGAATATCGTAACTAACAAAAACAGTTGAGAGCTAAGCATTTAAAGTTTAGATTTAAACACATAAAAATCTGCCAGTAGATACATCTGTATTTGTATAATTACTACAGTATGAATCCAATAGCATatgtcaatttattttttatttaaatcaggaaAGTATTCTGCAAAACATCCTCCGATATATCTGGACATGCTAGTTGGAGAACACAAATAACACCAGcagttattttctttaaaaaaaaaaaacgctctgcTTTTTCTTGTTAACAAATTATATCCATATTTCAACTTACCgccttgtttccagaaaatgtCTCATAACCAATCACTAACACTTGAATCAGTCACTACAAGTGTAGTGCCTCAATCAAACCCAACATGGAGGTAGAGGAATTTTGGAGCTAGTAAATCAGATTTTAGGTCAGGAACACAGAAGCTTCAACTTTGTCTGTTTTTGCATCTGTATCTTTCAAGCgtaattacattttgtaacatggAACTTGGCATTTCAATGCACATTCCAGGACTGCCATGACCTAtttataatgaaaaagaaaacatcacTGGCCGTTTTCAGCTCCTTAACCACAATGAGCTGTTGTACATTACCACTTCTGAAGTGCAGCACAATCCCCCATTCTAAAACTAAGCAGATTTGATATGAGTGCTGCAAGAGCATTAAAGCAGATATACTTAAAACCATGAGGctaaattaaatgtaaattagTGATATTTGATTTTGAAAATGAGTATTACTACACTTTTTTATAgtactgttaaaataaataatcttaaatAATTCGTACATAGCAAATCTTGAAAATCAACAATTACAATAAGATTTAATGTGATTTAgattacagtgaaaaaaatacaaattaaaagcaGTATTTATTAAGCAACAGACTATTTGTAACATACCCGTTACATGGTGAACCAAGGACACAATATGCTGAATAAAAGACTCTGCAGAACTTTTGTACTCCTGAGGCCCCTTTATGTGGTCAAAGATGGAACGAAATCCTTGCTCCCTCTTGACAGAGTGGACAAGCGCACTTGCAAGTGATCTGTCACTTGCCACGGAAGTCCCTGGGCTGAATAAGgaaacaatacaaacaacaacaaaagaaatacaaaatggaGTTGGAATTCTTTTAAGACAAAGATTTCTCTTTCAAAATGTGCTACAGGTAGTTTATAAAACAGCAGGTTTACCTTGGATCATCATACACCACTTTCACCTCAGGACGGCAGGACTCATTGGTGACCATTTTTACCCTAGGTAGGCTTTCATCTCGAAGCAATGCCTTATCCCTCACATCAATAGTCTTTTGCAGCAGACCACCATGCTCGTAGAGCTCTCTGAGCTTCTCTGCCCTGAGCTGCTGTGGGGACACTGTGTCTCTCTTTATGGTAATTTTCTCGTCAAACTTTTCTGCACTCTTGCCGTCCTCTGCGTACTTCCCTTTATTTACACCTAGCCTGTCCACCAAATAGCTTGTATCCTTAAACTTGTATGTCCTGTCCTCCCCAAACCTGTCATAATCCCTCTCTCCTTTCgataatgttttaattttatacTTGCCACTCTCCTCCTGGCTGTCTAAGTTCCAGCGGGACTCAACTGCATAACTCTTAACTTGCTCTACCTGACTGGTCACTTTGAACTGATAGGGCTGCCTATAGGCTTGAGACTCATCCTCCTCTTCTACTTCAGGAGAGTCACCCAGGAAAGGCACTTTTTCACCCGCCTTTTTGCCCCCGAGATCTAAGCCTCCCTGCTCAGCCCACTCTCCATCCCTCTCTGCCCTGCCTTTCTCTTGTACTCTGTCCTTCTGAGCATCTTTCTCCCTCCCATTACCCCTTTCATGTAGGTAAACTCTGCTGCCTTCCTCTTCTGTGTACCTGGTAATAAAAAAATGAGTTAAAATTGTTTCCCAGCAACAGAAGTCCCTCAGTAcagtagcttaaaaaaaataatcaatagcagacgtagattaaaaaaaaaaaatgcagaatataTTACTGAATTGTTTGTTGTGCCAAGTATGTTATGGAAATAGAACTGAACAATATTAACATAATAATCACCTTTTGAGGTACTTTCCAGCTTTTGGGAGATCCTGCTCATCGCTGTTAGGGAAAAATGCTCTGCTGCTCTGGCTGGCAGAGAAAGCTTTAGCTGGACTCCTCCTGGGGGAGGTGCAGTACAGGGGGCCGTCATGGGAGGGGCTATAGTGCCCCAAAAGACCATCAGGGCTGTGCTGCATAGAATGTAACCGGTGTGAAGGCAAGGAGGGGGGGCTTATTTTAGAGGCAACCTGGCGCGAGACAGTGTCTGAGCGCGAGGAGCTCTGGCTGggcggggtgggggtgggggagggactGCGGTGGGAGCAGGGGCTGGTGTCGTTATAGGCAGCAATCCCTATCCAGCTCTCAGCGATGACAGCAGGGGTCCTCTTGAGGTCGGACAGCGACTTGGAAGACGACAAATTGGCTGTCTGTTCGCTTTTTACATCCTCCTTCTCATCCAGCTGCCTGCCTGCCCCTTCGTCCTTCGTAGGACCCCCTTCCAATTTCTTGCCAGGCTTGTCCTGGGAGCTGCGCTTCTTTGAAGGAACAGGGGATCTGCTGTAGCGAGAGGAGGAGCGGGAGCTGGATGACCTTCGGGACGGAGAAGAGCGTTCGGAGTGGTGCGATTTGCTTCGAGACCTCTGTGAAGCTGACCTGCGTTTTGGGGTCCTGGACCGAGAGCGCCCCCTTCTGGGGCTATGGGAGTACTGCCGGTTCTGCCAGTTGGGCCTGAAGCCGCCTCGGTGTTGAAAGCGCCCACCACCCTGATGATAGTAGCCTCTCCCCCGACCGCGGAACCCATAGGGCCGCCTCATCCCTCGGTTCATGCGGTAATCTCGCCGATAATCTCTGGGGTAATTACGCTCACGTTCTCGACTTCGGGAACGCGAGTATGATCTGGATCGAGATCTAgaactagaaaaaaaataaataatctaaaatcACTGTGGACTAcatcttgtttttaaatcaatcaaaGAAATTACATATTAAATCAAGTTTATGAACACGGCACAGCTgtttagctattattattattattattattattattattattattattatttatttcttagcagacgcccttatccagggtgacttacaattgttacaagatatcacattatacattatttcacattatacagatatcatattattttacatacaattacccatttatacagttaggtttttactggagcaatctaggtaaagtaccttgctcaagggtacaacagcagtgtcccccactggggattgaacccacaacccttcggtcaagagtccagagccctaaccactactccacactgctgccctatgaacAGCAGACTATAACAATCTGTCCTGTGATAGCTAAAATTGACAATTATTTGACATATAATCATATAATAAGATCAATCTCTTTAAATAGACAAAAAATGTAATCATAGTATTTAGGTATTCATTTTTAGGATCGGGTAAAACTGGAAAGTAATGAAATCCAGTATCTACTGTATTGTACAGATGGCAGACAAATATATACCCCAACagcaacaatttatttttaagccATATTTAATTTCCACATAAGCACAATTTTCCCACAATTTACCTGTATCTCTTTTTCCTTGAACGTGATCTGGTGCGAGATCTTGAGCTAGAGTGAGACCCAGACTTTGACCTTGAAGAATGCGAAGGGGAGTTGGATCGCACCATTTTTGCTAGTTACTGGTGCCTGACAGTCAATCTGATATGCTTCACTTCAACCTTAGGAAAAATGTAGATATTACATAAAAATCTGTACAGGCATTTATTTTGAACTACCTGATTTTAATATCTGAGATAATTCGCCCTTTGTTTTGCTATGAATGCAATTGTCCCATTTGCAGCTTACAGATCTAATGAAGAACCACTCTAAGTAACTATCCTAAAAGAGAGTAAATATAGAATACAGgacgtcataaaaaaaaaacggttgTGTGCGCCAATCAGAAAAAAGTTGTATTCTTTATTATTAGcatttaaaactgaatatattaaGGGTTTATTTTaaggtaaaatatttttaaaaatgtattgagcaTACCAATTAATACTGAATTACGAttaaattatgatttatttttcaatattttttcgctttttatatactgtatgaaattattgttttcggttactttccaaaattcttcgGCCTTTTTTTCTGGCGTTTTTtgtatgtatagtaacttgacaatACTTGcacttgtaccttctttccattgttgtcttccacaacgaaatccttatggtcacaggcatttGAGACacagggtttttgtgtgtaggcatttctttacatttcgtcacaatttgatattctgttttaaatcccacAAGCGTGTATTGTAAATACTCCCTAGCTAACTAATATAGCTTGAAACCCTGTGAGCAAGAACCATcctgtttctaattgtaatcttgttttaaatctcacaagcatgTGCAATCCTCCCTGTCTGGGGAGTCTCCTATAGAAatataggaatttgctgccactcagtagttggggtgggtttaaagcaTTTAGAACGAATCAAGGctatacaagtcaggaaggaggggcaTTACCTAGATGCACTAGGGAAAGGTTTTTTCTTtcacatttccagtgtttttttggATACACAGGGGCGTCATTTGCTATAGGGCAAACGATAGTTCAGCGTTGCCCAGTGATTAAATCACGGGATTACATAGCATTCTACTATTTCTATAATAGAACATTACTGAtatcatgatgagtcaaaggAACATTTTGAATATGTTTGCCACAGCAGGAGGGATTCACTTACAGAAGAAACTACGAATATTGCTTATGCCCAGGTAAAATTATTTATTACAGGATACATCTATGCTCAAAAGCAGCATTTTTCCCCATCAGGGGTCGGTGACCACATTAATATGGGGGTCCGCAGACCAGGAAGAAAGTTCAGGAAacaaggatattttttttttttttttttttttttttaaaacactacgATGAACATGGATAGCAAAGTGTGTTAATTTTCTTTTTCACtggttaaataataattaaattaacaaacaaaaa
This sequence is a window from Acipenser ruthenus chromosome 6, fAciRut3.2 maternal haplotype, whole genome shotgun sequence. Protein-coding genes within it:
- the LOC117411352 gene encoding bcl-2-associated transcription factor 1-like, with product MVRSNSPSHSSRSKSGSHSSSRSRTRSRSRKKRYSSRSRSRSYSRSRSRERERNYPRDYRRDYRMNRGMRRPYGFRGRGRGYYHQGGGRFQHRGGFRPNWQNRQYSHSPRRGRSRSRTPKRRSASQRSRSKSHHSERSSPSRRSSSSRSSSRYSRSPVPSKKRSSQDKPGKKLEGGPTKDEGAGRQLDEKEDVKSEQTANLSSSKSLSDLKRTPAVIAESWIGIAAYNDTSPCSHRSPSPTPTPPSQSSSRSDTVSRQVASKISPPSLPSHRLHSMQHSPDGLLGHYSPSHDGPLYCTSPRRSPAKAFSASQSSRAFFPNSDEQDLPKAGKYLKRYTEEEGSRVYLHERGNGREKDAQKDRVQEKGRAERDGEWAEQGGLDLGGKKAGEKVPFLGDSPEVEEEDESQAYRQPYQFKVTSQVEQVKSYAVESRWNLDSQEESGKYKIKTLSKGERDYDRFGEDRTYKFKDTSYLVDRLGVNKGKYAEDGKSAEKFDEKITIKRDTVSPQQLRAEKLRELYEHGGLLQKTIDVRDKALLRDESLPRVKMVTNESCRPEVKVVYDDPSPGTSVASDRSLASALVHSVKREQGFRSIFDHIKGPQEYKSSAESFIQHIVSLVHHVTEHYFKSTGMTLHERFTVHQKAAEGHEARPKSPEIHRRINISPSVFKKERIIKEEGHKGEKKSRCDSADLRHDIDRRRKERSRERDDSRGSREPSPSRKLDKLGKEFKDYKDYKSYKDESKHKSKERDRSRSSSSSSVSQEDKDSRKERDEEYKSHHEQKDYAGYQGGNRARGTFQFRIRGGRGRGRGVFSGQNAAPSIPNVPFQKRPKEEEWDPEYTPKSKKYFLHDDRDDGIDYWAKRGRGRGTFQRGRGRFIFKKSSSSPKWTHDKYRCEGNVEEDEEEVENEQRKDKHKDEKE